Genomic segment of Parageobacillus genomosp. 1:
CGGCGACGTGTCGCAATATACGAAACAAGCAGAAGAAGTGAATCACGGTGTCATTGAGTTTTTACTTAACATTATTCCAGATAATGTTGTTGGGGCGCTTGCAAAAGGCGAATTGCTGCCAATTTTGTTCTTTGCCGTCTTATTCGGCCTTGCTGCGGCGGGATTAGGAGAAAAGGCAAAACCGGTTATCGCATTATTTGAACGTTTGGCGGATATTTTCTTCGGCGTTGTTAATATGGTCATGAAAGTATCGCCAATTGCCGCGTTTGGTGCGATGGCGTATACGATTGGCACATTTGGAATCGGTTCGTTGCTTTCGCTTGGAAAATTAATGGCTTCTGTGTATACTACGATGGCGTTGTTTATCTTTATTGTGCTTGGGCTAATCGCCAAGTTTTATCAATTCAATATTTTTAAATTTATCGCCTATATTAAAGAAGAAATCTTGCTTGTGCTTGGCACTTCTTCGTCTGAATCGGCGCTGCCAAAGTTAATGGAGCGCCTTGAAAAGTACGGCTGTTCCAAATCGGTTGTTGGGCTTGTCGTACCGACTGGATATTCTTTTAACCTTGACGGAACGTCTATTTATCTCTCGATGGCGGCAATATTTATTGCGCAAGCATATGGGATTGATTTAAGCATTTGGCAAGAGCTTACGTTACTAGGCATTTTAATGCTCACTTCCAAAGGGGCAGCGGGAGTAACGGGTTCGGGATTTATTACCCTGGCTGCTACGTTAGCGGCATTTCCGATGATTCCAGTAGAAGGAATCGCATTGTTACTCGGCGTTGACCGCTTTATGTCGGAAGCGCGTGCGATTACTAACTTAATTGGCAATGCTGTAGCGACGGTTGTTGTTTCTAAAATGGAAAATGAATTTCATCCTTCTGCAGAGCAACATGTAGAAAAAGCAAATATCAGTATTGCGAACTAAAATAGACGGGTCGTGAATATGCTTTTCTGCCAGCGTACTATTTCTCCGCTATGGGGAATGGTTACGCGAAACGCCAACTGGCAGGAAAGCATTCTTTTTTGTTGACAATGAACAACAAGTTTTTATATAATAAATCTCGAATTCGAGATTTATGAATTAAATGTTTTGGCGGTTTTAAAGGAAAAATGAATGAAATAAACAAAATCGGACAAATTACGTTCCAGAAATACCGCCAAAATGCACATGGAGCAAAAATTTATGCAAAGGAGAGAATGAATCATGGCAAATGTTAAATTGGCGATCATTTATTACAGTTCAACAGGTACGAATTATCAATTAGCAAAATGGGCGGAAGAAGCGGCAAGGGAAGCAGGAGCGGAAGTAAAAGTGGTCAAAGTTCCTGAACTTGCGCCAAAAGAAGCAATCGAATCGAATCCAGCGTGGAAAGCTCACGCGGAAGCAACAAAAGACGTCCCAACAGCTACGTTAGCGGATTTAGAATGGGCAGATGCCATTATTTTCAGCGTGCCGACCCGCTTTGGCAATATACCTTCCCAACTAAAGCAATTTTTAGATACAACCGGCGGATTATGGGCGCAAGGAAAGCTTGCTAATAAAGTGGTTAGCGCCATGGCATCTGCAGGAAACGCTCATGGCGGCCAAGAACAAACCATTCTGCAACTATATACGACAATGTACCATTGGGGGGCGATCGTAGTAGCACCTGGGTATACCGATCCATCGATTTTTGCCGCAGGAGGAAATCCGTACGGAACGAGTGTAACGGTGGATCAAAATGGAAAAATAGTAGAAAATGCGGAAGCTGCGGTGAAACATCAAGCACGCCGTACCGTTCAAGTCGCGCAATGGGTGAAAAACGGAATGCAGCAATAAAAGGTGAGGTCTTCCCTCATCTTTTTTTATGCATATGTTTTGCTTTTTTCTCCATGTGTCAACATAATAAAAGTGAATAAATTTTAGAAAAGGAGAGAAAATATGAAACATTTGCAAGACCGTGTGACATTACATAATGGGGTGCAAATGCCATGGCTTGGGCTTGGAGTCTATAAAGTAAAAGAGGGAGAGGAAGTAATCAACGCGGTGCGCACCGCGTTAGAAATCGGCTACCGCCATGTAGATACAGCAGCATTTTATCAAAACGAAGAAGGGGTAGGAAAAGCGGTTCGTGAATCCGGCATTCCGCGCGAAGAAATATTTATCACGACAAAAGTATGGAATTCTGACCAAGGATATGAAACAACATTGAAAGCGTTTGAAACGAGCCTGCAAAAGTTAGGTCTTGACTATGTTGACTTATATTTAGTGCATTGGCCGGTAAAAGGAAAATATAAAGAAACGTATAAAGCGTTGGAAAAGCTATATAAAGACGGTCTTGTGCGCGCGATCGGCGTCAGCAACTTCCAAATCCATCATTTAGAAGACTTAATGGGCGATTGCGAAATTAAACCGATGGTCAACCAAGTGGAATACCATCCACGGTTGACACAAAAAGAACTCCATGCTTTCTGTAAACAGCACGGTATTCAGCTTGAAGCATGGTCGCCGCTGATGAGAGGGGAAATTTTGCAGGAACCGACGATTGTCGAAATTGGTAAAAAGTACGGAAAAACGCCTGCTCAAGTCGTGTTGCGCTGGGATTTGCAAAACGAAGTCGTTACGATTCCAAAATCCGTAACACCAGCGCGCATTAAAGAAAACGCGGATGTTTTTGATTTTGTGTTAACCGCTGAAGAAATGGCGAAAATCGACGCGCTCAACATGAACAAACGAATCGGGCCGGATCCAGATAATTTCAACTTTTGATGGCATAAAGAGAGGGGCTTTTCCGTCGGGAGGAGTCCCTCTTGCATTTGTGATTTCGCTTTTTTGCATTTAACGAGGATCGTTGCTTTCTTTCGGAAAAGGGATCGTCTGTTCGTATGATGACAAACTGTATGATTTGACGTATGAAATAACCATAAAGTACAATAAATATTAGTATACACATTTCGTAATATGGCACAGAAATAACGGAGGGGGCTGTCATGCTGCTATTCCATCCGATGGATTTTTTAATTCTCATCGCCTTTGGCATTGCGCTATGGGCGCAATTCAAAGTGTCGAGCAACTTTAACACTTGGTCGCAAGTTCCTGCTTCTTCCGGCTTGTCAGGCGCGGAAGTGGCGCGGATGATTTTGGATCGGAACGGTCTTTATGATGTACCGGTAGAAGTGGTCCCAGGAAGACTAACGGATCACTATGATCCGATCTCGCGTGTGGTCCGCTTGTCGGAACCGGTATATTATGGCCGCACGATTGCTGCTATATCGGTAGCCGCGCACGAAGTCGGACATGCGGTGCAGCATCAGCAATCATACGGTGCGCTAGTACTCCGTCATCGCATGTTTCCGATCGTCAACCTCACATCAGGAGTGGCGCCGTTTTTATTGCTGGTCGGATTTTTGCTTCAACAACTTTCGCTGATCGGCTTAGGGATTATTTTCTTCTCCTTTGCCGTTGCTTTTCAGCTCATTACGCTTCCGGTAGAATTTAACGCCAGCTCGCGGGCGAAAAAATTTATGCTGGCGGAAGGGATTATTTACCCGGATGAAAAGCGCGGCGTCAACAAAGTGTTGGGAGCAGCTGCATTGACATACGTGGCGGCAACGCTCATTTCTGTGTTAGAATTGTTAAAGTATGTGTTAATTTTTACGCAAAGTAATAATGAGGAATAACAGTATAAACTTGTCTGTAGGAGGTGTGATCCGGGCGCGTTATCCGCGCCCGGAAACCAATTGGACATAGTCAGTTTATTGATAGTGGCCTTGCTTATTGCATGTACCGCTTTTTTTGTAGCTTCGGAATTTGCGATTGTCAAAGTTCGCAGCTCACGCATTGACCAATTAATTAGCGAAGGAAATAAACGGGCGATTGCTGCCAAAAAGGTGATCTCTAATCTTGATGGCTATTTATCGGCGAACCAATTAGGCATTACGATTACATCGTTAGGGCTTGGTTGGCTCGGTGAACCGACGGTTGAACGGATATTAACACCGCTT
This window contains:
- a CDS encoding zinc metallopeptidase, producing MLFHPMDFLILIAFGIALWAQFKVSSNFNTWSQVPASSGLSGAEVARMILDRNGLYDVPVEVVPGRLTDHYDPISRVVRLSEPVYYGRTIAAISVAAHEVGHAVQHQQSYGALVLRHRMFPIVNLTSGVAPFLLLVGFLLQQLSLIGLGIIFFSFAVAFQLITLPVEFNASSRAKKFMLAEGIIYPDEKRGVNKVLGAAALTYVAATLISVLELLKYVLIFTQSNNEE
- a CDS encoding dicarboxylate/amino acid:cation symporter, which codes for MRSKFKNLTVQVILGIILGIIVGFLFPEFGAKLKVLADAFIKLIKMVIAPIIFFTVVIGIGNMGDLKKVGRIGGKALIYFEIVTTFALAIGIIVVNLIKPGVGFNTDAVKGGDVSQYTKQAEEVNHGVIEFLLNIIPDNVVGALAKGELLPILFFAVLFGLAAAGLGEKAKPVIALFERLADIFFGVVNMVMKVSPIAAFGAMAYTIGTFGIGSLLSLGKLMASVYTTMALFIFIVLGLIAKFYQFNIFKFIAYIKEEILLVLGTSSSESALPKLMERLEKYGCSKSVVGLVVPTGYSFNLDGTSIYLSMAAIFIAQAYGIDLSIWQELTLLGILMLTSKGAAGVTGSGFITLAATLAAFPMIPVEGIALLLGVDRFMSEARAITNLIGNAVATVVVSKMENEFHPSAEQHVEKANISIAN
- a CDS encoding aldo/keto reductase, which codes for MKHLQDRVTLHNGVQMPWLGLGVYKVKEGEEVINAVRTALEIGYRHVDTAAFYQNEEGVGKAVRESGIPREEIFITTKVWNSDQGYETTLKAFETSLQKLGLDYVDLYLVHWPVKGKYKETYKALEKLYKDGLVRAIGVSNFQIHHLEDLMGDCEIKPMVNQVEYHPRLTQKELHAFCKQHGIQLEAWSPLMRGEILQEPTIVEIGKKYGKTPAQVVLRWDLQNEVVTIPKSVTPARIKENADVFDFVLTAEEMAKIDALNMNKRIGPDPDNFNF
- the wrbA gene encoding NAD(P)H:quinone oxidoreductase, with the translated sequence MANVKLAIIYYSSTGTNYQLAKWAEEAAREAGAEVKVVKVPELAPKEAIESNPAWKAHAEATKDVPTATLADLEWADAIIFSVPTRFGNIPSQLKQFLDTTGGLWAQGKLANKVVSAMASAGNAHGGQEQTILQLYTTMYHWGAIVVAPGYTDPSIFAAGGNPYGTSVTVDQNGKIVENAEAAVKHQARRTVQVAQWVKNGMQQ